In one window of Pseudobdellovibrionaceae bacterium DNA:
- a CDS encoding ABC transporter permease yields the protein MHSTLVREYRYTPFLTLVWREIQRFRKVIVQTVAAPIVSSTLYLLIFGVSLGQSIELSSSFSYLAFLIPGLVMMGCLNNAFQNSSSSIASSKFSGDLEDYKVSPLGEQQIVWAVAVGGLVRGLVVAAITFAVGQIFHFVMYEKWLSVAHPLVLLFFVITGGLAFSMLGLSVAFWARTVDQLSAVGSFVLLPLIYLGGVFFSLENLHPFWKALSKVNPLLYLINGVRYGILGQSDVSLLGAAAMALATLLLLNLIALRSLRHGSFTRW from the coding sequence ATGCATTCAACACTTGTGCGCGAATACCGGTACACGCCTTTTTTGACCTTGGTTTGGAGAGAGATTCAACGCTTTCGAAAAGTGATTGTGCAAACCGTGGCCGCACCTATTGTGAGTTCCACTCTTTATCTTTTAATTTTTGGCGTCAGTCTCGGGCAAAGTATAGAACTGAGCTCCAGCTTTAGCTACCTGGCTTTTTTGATTCCGGGCCTTGTGATGATGGGCTGTTTAAATAATGCCTTTCAAAACTCTTCAAGTTCTATTGCCAGTTCGAAATTCAGTGGTGATTTGGAAGATTACAAAGTATCTCCTCTCGGGGAGCAGCAAATTGTTTGGGCGGTGGCCGTGGGTGGCCTGGTTCGAGGATTGGTGGTGGCAGCCATCACCTTTGCTGTGGGGCAAATTTTCCATTTTGTCATGTATGAAAAATGGCTTTCTGTGGCTCATCCCTTGGTTTTATTGTTTTTTGTAATCACCGGTGGGCTGGCTTTTTCAATGCTGGGCCTGTCGGTGGCCTTTTGGGCACGCACGGTGGATCAGTTGAGTGCGGTGGGAAGTTTTGTACTGCTGCCCTTAATCTACTTAGGGGGCGTGTTTTTCTCACTGGAGAACTTACATCCTTTCTGGAAGGCTTTGTCGAAAGTGAATCCGTTGTTGTACCTGATTAACGGAGTGAGGTATGGCATTCTCGGCCAAAGTGACGTGAGTCTTTTAGGTGCGGCCGCGATGGCTTTGGCAACTCTATTGTTGCTTAACCTGATTGCCCTTCGAAGCCTGCGTCACGGCTCATTCACTCGCTGGTGA
- a CDS encoding ABC transporter ATP-binding protein has translation MQQPLEISHLVKNYGTLRAVNDVSFSLKKGEIFGLLGPNGAGKTSIISTIVTIEKPTEGVVKVFGHDVVSEPKLAKMRIGFVPQELINHGYFTVTEILQFYAGFFGIRRCKDRIDYLLQRLQLWEQRDRRVKQLSGGMKRRLLIAKALVHEPELLLLDEPTAGVDIELRTNLWEFVQELRSEGMTVLLTTHYLEEAEELCDRVGILQKGTLVRLGPTKGLVQDLTQREICFYFKDKFSQIDHPLLVEVEEKSLRFRVPAEMGVGDLLTELKLDMKSIMDVRIQEGRLEDAFKSVLGDS, from the coding sequence TTGCAGCAGCCATTAGAAATCAGTCACTTAGTGAAAAACTACGGCACACTTCGAGCTGTGAATGATGTGTCTTTTTCCCTTAAAAAAGGCGAAATCTTTGGGCTTCTCGGTCCCAATGGCGCAGGGAAGACCTCTATTATTTCTACTATTGTGACCATCGAAAAACCTACTGAAGGAGTGGTAAAGGTTTTTGGTCACGATGTGGTGTCTGAGCCAAAACTTGCAAAAATGCGCATAGGATTTGTGCCACAAGAATTAATTAATCATGGCTATTTTACGGTGACAGAGATTTTGCAGTTTTACGCAGGCTTTTTTGGAATTCGTCGGTGCAAAGACCGAATCGACTATTTACTGCAAAGACTTCAACTTTGGGAACAACGAGATCGCCGAGTGAAACAACTGAGTGGAGGTATGAAACGGCGCTTGTTGATTGCCAAAGCCCTGGTTCATGAGCCTGAGCTGTTGTTGCTTGATGAGCCCACTGCCGGAGTCGACATTGAGCTTCGAACGAACCTTTGGGAATTTGTGCAAGAGCTGCGTTCAGAGGGTATGACAGTGCTTTTGACCACCCATTACCTTGAAGAGGCGGAGGAGTTATGTGATCGGGTGGGGATTTTGCAAAAGGGAACTCTCGTTCGCTTGGGCCCCACAAAGGGATTGGTTCAGGATTTAACGCAAAGAGAAATTTGTTTTTATTTTAAAGATAAATTTTCTCAAATCGATCATCCCCTGTTGGTGGAAGTGGAAGAGAAATCTCTGCGATTTCGGGTGCCAGCCGAGATGGGCGTTGGTGATTTATTAACGGAACTAAAGCTCGACATGAAGTCTATCATGGATGTGCGGATTCAAGAGGGTCGACTAGAAGACGCTTTTAAATCGGTTTTGGGGGACAGCTAG
- a CDS encoding HD domain-containing protein, which yields MAELTHKSMIPIPISELIAGIKIPVDIFVRLGDAKFVLLARANTVTQKDQLRTYEGKEVEYLWVKKSEYGRLTRKTIAIAGVVLNNDNLNVGQKSLVLTAAAQSVFKELTHIGLNLDSFSHAKKVTEATVALVENHSTLHSLMESLKQCSEPTLRHSMAVSVVSVMMGQAMKWENKLTLEKLALGGLLHDIGKKVLPPEILNKPLAMMSSKEVELYQTHPFKGMEMLVSLGVVPDDVVSIVYEHHENSIGQGFPQKLRNVKIHPLARVTALANAFINLTIPSPAHPHSKNPREALMVIEHTMGQPYNRETFRALKAIVDNVHLKPDVA from the coding sequence ATGGCTGAACTCACTCATAAAAGCATGATACCCATTCCCATCAGCGAACTGATTGCAGGGATAAAAATACCCGTAGATATATTCGTGCGGCTGGGAGATGCAAAATTTGTGTTGCTGGCTCGCGCCAACACAGTTACCCAAAAAGATCAGCTCCGCACCTATGAGGGCAAAGAAGTCGAATATCTTTGGGTCAAAAAATCTGAATATGGACGACTCACACGCAAGACCATCGCCATTGCCGGAGTTGTATTAAACAACGACAATTTAAATGTGGGTCAAAAAAGCCTCGTTCTCACTGCTGCTGCGCAATCTGTATTTAAAGAGCTTACCCACATAGGCTTGAACCTGGATTCTTTTAGTCATGCCAAAAAAGTGACCGAAGCCACCGTGGCTTTGGTTGAAAACCACAGCACTCTCCATTCACTTATGGAGAGCTTAAAACAGTGCTCTGAGCCCACGCTGCGACATTCAATGGCCGTAAGCGTAGTCAGTGTGATGATGGGACAAGCCATGAAGTGGGAGAACAAACTCACTCTTGAAAAATTGGCCCTTGGTGGATTGTTGCATGACATCGGAAAAAAAGTATTGCCTCCAGAAATCCTCAACAAACCTCTGGCCATGATGAGTTCAAAAGAAGTGGAGCTCTACCAAACTCACCCATTTAAAGGCATGGAGATGCTCGTGAGCTTAGGCGTGGTCCCCGATGATGTGGTTTCTATTGTTTACGAACACCATGAAAACTCTATTGGCCAAGGGTTTCCTCAAAAATTGCGCAATGTGAAAATTCATCCCCTGGCCCGAGTCACAGCTCTGGCAAACGCCTTTATCAATCTAACCATTCCCTCGCCGGCCCATCCCCATTCAAAAAATCCAAGGGAAGCCTTAATGGTGATTGAACATACCATGGGACAGCCTTATAACAGAGAGACGTTTAGGGCTCTTAAAGCCATTGTAGATAATGTTCACTTAAAACCCGATGTGGCCTAG